The following are from one region of the Salicibibacter kimchii genome:
- a CDS encoding ABC transporter substrate-binding protein, whose translation MKKYKRSSYLVGAALATSLLLAACTDDSDVDNGEDAGTEDGGETGEEAVDEPQEGGDLSIALAGEPDTVDPHGTNDNQSAKARTLIYETLVNQNPETLELETTGLADSYEQLDETTWEFELHEGIQFHNGEELTADDVVATFDRVLDEEFASEAIVLFEMIEDVEAIDAYTVQFNTEFPFAPLAAHLAHNAAGIISEQAIEEDEAGEQNLDIETDGGTGPFEFEEWNQGSSMAFTKNENYWGEEANLDSVTYDMVDEDLTRISMLDNNETHVADLIQPNLVNQVEQAESASLLSVPSLSMTYVGLNTNAEPLDDPLVRQAVTLAIDNDTLVEGIYSGYADPAYGPINDLVFGYDDNIDALGYDPAQAEALLEEAGYEDGFEATLATNDDNPLREQTAELVQDELSDVGIDLSIENVEWGAFLEQSGEGAFDMFVLGWGTVTGDADYTMYSLFHSDNMGAAGNRSFYDNEEADELIIEAREEPDDDTREELYAELQKILVEDAPMIYTAFDDHRVGVSDSVENFVHHTNGTFDLSETYITEEAEGGY comes from the coding sequence GTGAAAAAGTACAAACGATCGAGTTATCTCGTGGGAGCTGCACTCGCCACCAGCCTATTGCTCGCTGCTTGCACGGATGATTCAGACGTAGATAACGGAGAAGACGCAGGAACGGAAGATGGCGGCGAGACCGGCGAAGAAGCTGTCGATGAACCGCAAGAAGGCGGAGATCTTTCCATCGCACTGGCCGGAGAGCCGGATACGGTTGATCCACATGGAACAAATGATAATCAATCTGCGAAAGCACGTACATTAATATATGAAACGTTAGTAAACCAAAATCCCGAAACCCTTGAATTGGAAACGACCGGGTTGGCGGACTCATATGAGCAGCTTGATGAAACAACGTGGGAGTTTGAGCTGCATGAAGGGATTCAATTCCACAATGGTGAAGAATTAACCGCCGATGACGTCGTGGCTACGTTTGATCGTGTCCTCGATGAGGAATTCGCATCTGAAGCAATCGTTCTTTTCGAAATGATTGAAGATGTGGAAGCAATTGATGCGTATACGGTCCAGTTTAACACAGAGTTTCCTTTCGCGCCCTTAGCGGCACATCTGGCACACAACGCGGCCGGAATTATCAGTGAACAAGCCATCGAAGAAGATGAAGCCGGTGAACAAAATTTGGACATTGAAACCGATGGCGGCACTGGTCCGTTTGAATTCGAAGAATGGAATCAGGGAAGCTCGATGGCCTTTACGAAAAATGAAAATTACTGGGGCGAGGAAGCAAACCTTGATAGCGTCACTTATGATATGGTCGATGAAGACCTTACACGCATCAGTATGCTTGATAATAACGAAACACACGTCGCTGATTTAATTCAACCTAATTTGGTCAACCAGGTCGAACAGGCAGAGAGTGCAAGCTTGCTTTCTGTCCCAAGCCTTAGCATGACTTACGTAGGCCTTAACACGAATGCAGAACCATTGGATGACCCCCTCGTACGCCAAGCGGTGACGTTGGCGATCGATAACGACACTTTAGTTGAAGGTATTTATTCAGGCTACGCGGACCCGGCTTATGGGCCTATCAATGATCTTGTTTTCGGCTACGACGACAATATTGATGCGCTCGGTTACGACCCTGCACAAGCCGAAGCGTTGCTCGAAGAAGCCGGGTATGAAGATGGCTTTGAAGCCACCTTGGCAACCAATGACGATAACCCACTGCGTGAACAAACGGCTGAACTTGTTCAAGACGAACTTTCCGACGTGGGCATTGATCTTTCCATTGAAAATGTCGAATGGGGGGCTTTTCTCGAACAATCCGGTGAAGGAGCGTTTGATATGTTCGTTCTCGGATGGGGAACCGTAACCGGGGATGCGGATTATACCATGTACTCCCTCTTCCATTCCGATAATATGGGGGCAGCCGGAAACCGCTCCTTCTACGATAACGAAGAAGCGGACGAGTTGATCATTGAAGCTCGAGAAGAACCAGATGATGATACGCGTGAAGAACTTTACGCGGAACTCCAAAAGATTCTCGTTGAAGACGCTCCGATGATCTACACGGCATTCGATGATCATCGTGTCGGTGTCTCCGACTCTGTAGAAAACTTCGTCCACCATACCAACGGTACCTTTGATCTAAGTGAAACGTATATCACCGAAGAGGCCGAAGGTGGATACTAA